Proteins from one Terriglobales bacterium genomic window:
- a CDS encoding DUF1579 family protein: MKPSLFGTIILLALSVPALAFQAGTQASSAPPCSGTEWRQFDFWIGEWNLTWPSPDGKGAENGTNTITRVLGDCVILENFTGGGSNPMRGMSFSTFSPKQQKWQQIWVDDQGSYLDFVGEMKGSKMILSRQTTGKNGEKILQRMVWTNITPNSLDWSWEMSSDRGKNWKVLWPIHYQRK; encoded by the coding sequence ATGAAACCCAGCTTGTTCGGCACGATAATCCTTCTCGCGTTGAGCGTGCCTGCTCTCGCATTCCAGGCGGGAACCCAGGCGTCATCTGCGCCGCCCTGTTCCGGCACCGAGTGGCGGCAATTCGACTTCTGGATCGGAGAATGGAATCTCACCTGGCCTTCCCCTGACGGCAAGGGCGCCGAAAATGGCACCAACACCATCACTCGCGTGCTTGGAGACTGTGTAATCCTGGAGAATTTCACAGGCGGCGGTTCCAATCCAATGCGGGGAATGAGCTTCTCCACTTTCAGTCCCAAACAACAGAAGTGGCAGCAGATCTGGGTCGACGATCAGGGCAGCTACCTCGATTTTGTTGGCGAAATGAAGGGCAGCAAGATGATCCTGAGCCGCCAGACCACCGGCAAGAACGGCGAAAAAATTCTGCAGCGCATGGTCTGGACCAACATTACCCCCAACTCACTCGACTGGAGCTGGGAAATGTCGTCGGATCGGGGAAAGAACTGGAAAGTCCTGTGGCCGATCCACTACCAGCGAAAATAA
- a CDS encoding biotin--[acetyl-CoA-carboxylase] ligase, which produces MREWAGNVDNRQITKSATKRRSSRNPSAKRGIPQLGSGESDSPLTDCRLGKIITVLSGYPTLVISGTKLAQEIGTSRSEVWRLIQQLRMLGVEIEGHPAAGYQLKKVPDLPLPEILAPMVRGTIFADHLLHVYRIGSTNVAAMRAAGEGAPEGTAFVAEHQTMGRGRSGHSWESPPSSGIYLSAILRPALAPADVLALSLALGLAVAAAVEEVAKVRADLRWPNDLLLGGKKFCGILIELNAEVTRVQYAVVGIGINVNQQQFPSELQDIATSLRIETGRSWSRVELTAALLKSLHREYSRLIQSDRGAVRDSILRRFEQHSSYARGKRVYVEENGGYEGVTAGLDDRGFLRVETPGGTRTVLSGGVRAIPGN; this is translated from the coding sequence TTGCGCGAATGGGCGGGGAATGTCGATAATCGGCAAATCACCAAGTCAGCGACAAAGCGCCGCAGTTCCCGCAATCCATCTGCGAAACGAGGCATACCACAACTCGGGTCTGGGGAGAGCGATTCGCCACTCACCGACTGCCGCCTGGGAAAGATCATCACGGTATTGAGCGGCTACCCCACGCTTGTGATCAGCGGAACCAAGCTGGCGCAGGAGATCGGAACCAGCCGCTCGGAAGTGTGGCGGTTGATCCAGCAGCTGCGCATGCTGGGAGTGGAAATCGAGGGGCATCCGGCAGCCGGTTATCAATTGAAGAAGGTTCCCGATCTGCCACTGCCTGAGATTCTGGCGCCGATGGTGCGGGGTACGATTTTTGCTGATCATCTGCTGCATGTGTACCGGATCGGGTCGACTAATGTCGCGGCAATGCGCGCGGCGGGGGAAGGCGCACCCGAGGGAACTGCATTTGTGGCCGAACATCAGACGATGGGCCGGGGACGCAGCGGCCACTCGTGGGAATCGCCGCCATCGAGTGGAATTTATCTTTCCGCGATTCTGCGTCCAGCGCTGGCTCCGGCAGACGTCCTGGCGCTCTCCCTAGCTTTAGGTCTGGCGGTGGCAGCCGCAGTGGAGGAAGTGGCGAAGGTGAGAGCGGACCTGCGCTGGCCGAACGATCTACTGCTGGGCGGCAAGAAGTTTTGCGGCATCCTGATCGAGCTGAACGCCGAGGTCACCCGTGTGCAGTATGCCGTAGTTGGAATCGGGATCAACGTCAACCAGCAGCAGTTTCCATCAGAGTTGCAGGATATCGCGACGTCGTTGCGAATCGAGACTGGGCGAAGCTGGTCGCGGGTGGAGCTTACAGCGGCTTTGCTAAAATCGCTGCACCGGGAATACAGCAGGCTGATTCAGAGTGATCGAGGGGCGGTACGCGATTCGATTTTGCGGCGCTTCGAGCAACATTCCAGCTATGCACGCGGGAAGCGCGTGTATGTAGAGGAGAATGGCGGCTACGAAGGTGTAACCGCCGGACTCGACGATCGCGGTTTTCTACGCGTGGAGACGCCAGGTGGCACGCGCACGGTTTTGTCGGGTGGAGTACGCGCGATTCCCGGTAATTGA
- a CDS encoding type III pantothenate kinase yields the protein MLLVLDVGNTNTVLGVFDQSEQGGRYDRIVAHWRVGTLKTQTVDEYGVLFRNLFATAGLDVGPLRGIVISSVVPPLNSTLHEVCEKYFHVQPLFVEPGVKTGMPLLMDNPQEVGADRVVNSVAAYEKFGGPCVAVDFGTATTFDAVSAKGEYLGGIIAPGIGISAEALFEHTARLPRVDIRRPNRIIGTNTVSAMQSGLFYGYLGLVDGILERVLAELGPETKVVATGGLAPLIGDHSRFIKHVDDLLTLEGLRIIWERNPGPAKKRAARQG from the coding sequence ATGCTTCTTGTCCTGGATGTCGGCAACACCAACACGGTGCTCGGAGTTTTTGACCAATCCGAGCAGGGCGGACGTTACGACCGCATTGTGGCGCACTGGCGCGTGGGCACGCTGAAAACGCAGACGGTCGACGAGTACGGGGTGCTGTTCCGCAATCTGTTCGCCACGGCGGGGCTGGATGTGGGACCGCTGCGCGGGATCGTGATCTCCTCGGTGGTTCCGCCACTCAACTCTACATTGCATGAGGTTTGCGAGAAGTACTTTCACGTGCAGCCGCTATTCGTAGAGCCGGGAGTGAAGACCGGCATGCCGCTGCTGATGGACAACCCGCAGGAGGTGGGCGCCGATCGCGTGGTCAACAGCGTGGCTGCGTACGAGAAGTTCGGCGGTCCGTGCGTGGCAGTGGATTTCGGCACGGCGACGACCTTCGACGCGGTCTCGGCAAAGGGAGAATACCTGGGCGGCATAATCGCTCCGGGGATTGGCATCTCGGCGGAGGCGCTATTCGAGCACACGGCGCGCTTGCCGCGGGTGGACATCCGGCGGCCCAACCGCATAATCGGCACCAACACGGTCAGCGCCATGCAGTCGGGGTTGTTCTATGGCTATCTCGGCCTGGTGGACGGAATCCTGGAGCGCGTGCTGGCGGAACTGGGACCGGAAACCAAGGTGGTGGCCACCGGGGGACTGGCTCCCCTGATCGGAGACCATTCGCGTTTCATCAAACATGTGGACGATCTGCTCACACTCGAGGGACTGCGAATCATATGGGAGCGGAATCCGGGGCCGGCAAAGAAGCGGGCGGCGCGGCAGGGATGA
- a CDS encoding class I SAM-dependent rRNA methyltransferase gives MSQRAASRLRQGHVWVYRSDLPSRLEFPPGSLVEVADPTGNVIGSAFYSSSSQIALRMIWTGSRPHPDVPTLVKERVKAAVRLRRRLVENSDAYRLIYGEADQLPGIIADRYNDILALQFLTQATDRDTIQEALIATLLDELKPAAILERVDDRIRELEQLPPRQTGLLLGDKTSTIIRMNGVQFHYDGMQGQKTGAFLDQRENYAAAAQYAFGDALDVFTHQGGFALHLASHCARVTAVDSSRPALEAAERNEQLNRSKNDRPEIEWIEANAFDLLKDYAAARTPYDTIILDPPAFAKTRRDLPNALRGYKELNLRAMKMLRPGGILLTCTCSHHVGEYDFVEMLRSAAADARRSPRVLEKRNQARDHPILLQVPETNYLKCLILQFAS, from the coding sequence GTGAGCCAGCGCGCGGCCTCCCGGCTGCGCCAGGGTCACGTCTGGGTGTACCGCTCCGACCTGCCCTCCCGGCTTGAATTTCCTCCCGGCTCGCTTGTCGAGGTAGCGGACCCGACTGGCAACGTCATCGGCTCCGCCTTCTACAGCAGTTCCTCTCAGATTGCCTTACGCATGATCTGGACTGGATCCCGGCCGCACCCGGATGTCCCGACTTTAGTCAAGGAGCGCGTCAAAGCGGCAGTGCGCCTGCGCCGCCGGCTTGTCGAGAACTCCGATGCTTACCGGCTGATCTACGGCGAGGCCGATCAACTGCCCGGAATCATTGCCGACCGCTACAACGATATTCTCGCCCTGCAATTCCTCACCCAGGCAACAGATCGTGACACGATACAAGAAGCGCTGATCGCCACTCTGCTCGACGAACTCAAACCCGCTGCCATTCTCGAGCGTGTGGACGATCGCATCCGTGAGCTCGAACAATTGCCTCCGCGACAGACCGGCCTGCTTCTCGGCGACAAAACCTCGACCATCATCCGCATGAACGGTGTCCAGTTTCATTACGACGGCATGCAGGGTCAGAAAACCGGCGCCTTCCTCGACCAGCGCGAGAACTACGCTGCCGCCGCGCAGTACGCTTTCGGCGACGCCCTGGACGTGTTCACCCATCAGGGCGGATTTGCGCTCCACCTTGCGTCGCACTGCGCCAGAGTCACTGCGGTGGACAGCTCCCGCCCCGCCCTGGAGGCCGCCGAACGCAACGAGCAGTTGAACCGCTCAAAAAATGATCGCCCGGAGATCGAGTGGATCGAAGCCAACGCCTTCGACCTCCTCAAGGATTACGCCGCCGCCCGCACACCATACGACACCATCATTCTGGATCCGCCAGCGTTCGCCAAGACGCGACGTGACCTGCCCAATGCTCTGCGCGGCTATAAGGAATTGAATCTTCGCGCCATGAAGATGCTGCGCCCGGGAGGAATTCTGCTCACCTGCACCTGTTCTCACCACGTGGGAGAGTACGACTTCGTGGAAATGCTGCGCTCAGCCGCAGCCGACGCTCGCCGCTCTCCCCGCGTCCTGGAAAAACGCAACCAGGCCCGGGATCACCCGATCCTGTTGCAGGTTCCCGAAACCAACTATCTGAAGTGTCTGATCCTTCAATTTGCAAGCTAA
- a CDS encoding tetratricopeptide repeat protein, translated as MRRHLFLLSLLLLAAPLFGQRGRPGSQAGSDLVIRISSQTDRQVSEEHLRVQLLNAGGVPMSETFSAFDGTATFHDVGSGNYKIRISGNSIDTVTTDLFNIQTGEGEHTEYVHVAVKTPAAAAEAAPAPHQQPIVSLSDLNAPPAAKSELDKGNDAFAKEDLKTASIRFQKAIEIYPQYARAYNNLGVVAMKQAQKDQAKSNFEKSISLDERFVPGYINLARLALNDQNSSDATAQLNKALAVDPSNVEALALLARALYMGKNYDEALATARRVHLMPHERYSEVHLIAGNILMAQREPKEAAVEFEIYLKESPDSPRAPAVRQLLAKLQAQAQ; from the coding sequence ATGCGACGGCACCTGTTCCTGCTTTCACTTCTGCTCTTAGCCGCTCCTCTGTTCGGCCAGCGCGGTCGGCCCGGATCGCAAGCTGGATCCGACCTGGTCATCCGCATTTCCTCTCAAACTGACAGGCAAGTTTCCGAAGAGCATCTTCGGGTCCAGCTCCTCAATGCCGGCGGCGTACCGATGTCGGAGACCTTCTCCGCTTTTGACGGCACCGCCACCTTTCACGATGTCGGCTCGGGGAATTACAAGATCCGCATCTCGGGCAATTCTATCGACACCGTGACCACAGACCTGTTTAACATTCAAACCGGCGAGGGCGAACACACCGAATATGTGCACGTCGCGGTCAAGACACCGGCAGCCGCCGCCGAGGCTGCGCCCGCTCCCCATCAGCAACCTATCGTCTCCCTGTCTGATCTCAACGCTCCGCCTGCCGCCAAGTCCGAGCTGGATAAGGGTAACGATGCTTTTGCAAAGGAAGATCTGAAGACTGCGTCCATCCGATTTCAGAAGGCGATCGAGATTTATCCCCAGTATGCCCGCGCTTACAACAACCTCGGCGTTGTCGCGATGAAGCAGGCGCAGAAAGACCAGGCCAAATCGAATTTTGAGAAATCCATCAGCCTCGACGAACGCTTCGTGCCGGGATATATCAATCTGGCTCGTCTCGCACTCAACGACCAGAACTCAAGCGACGCTACTGCCCAGCTTAACAAAGCTCTCGCTGTCGATCCCAGCAACGTGGAAGCCCTGGCTTTGTTGGCGCGTGCGCTTTATATGGGCAAAAACTATGATGAGGCCTTGGCGACCGCGCGACGAGTGCACCTCATGCCTCACGAACGCTATTCCGAAGTGCACTTGATTGCCGGCAATATACTCATGGCCCAGCGTGAGCCGAAAGAAGCGGCAGTGGAGTTTGAAATATACCTGAAAGAAAGCCCCGACAGTCCACGCGCCCCCGCAGTGCGGCAACTATTGGCCAAGCTGCAGGCACAAGCGCAGTAG
- a CDS encoding tetratricopeptide repeat protein — protein MRASLFTLTLIACSVFSWAQRGAPPNVSRPAEVRIQVVTANDRSIENAVQVELTSVDGVPIDTASTGGEGFALFHGMNPGSYRVRVSGTAIETTTSDVFAIMPGEGMHREVVHVNLRAPRGDQRAQASPTSGGPTISAAELNVPPKARNEMDKGMEAFTKGDLNKAVERFQKAVAIYPQYSQAYYNLGVTLMKMGDPIQAKDAFQKSVSVNDHFAPGYINLARLAVADKNFPDATVLLNKALAIAPNNLEALSLLASVQLMNQDLDQALATARKAHSIPHQGYADVHLVAADVLVLQHHEPEAIAEYETYLQEYPDSPRASQVRQALAKMQAQAQ, from the coding sequence ATGCGCGCATCTCTGTTTACCCTTACCCTCATCGCCTGCTCCGTCTTCTCCTGGGCCCAACGTGGCGCGCCCCCCAATGTGAGCCGGCCCGCGGAAGTCCGCATTCAGGTCGTCACTGCCAATGATCGTTCCATCGAAAATGCAGTGCAGGTTGAGTTGACCTCTGTCGATGGCGTCCCCATTGATACCGCCAGCACCGGCGGCGAGGGCTTCGCGCTGTTCCATGGTATGAATCCCGGCTCCTACCGCGTGCGGGTCAGCGGCACCGCGATCGAGACCACGACTTCAGATGTCTTCGCGATCATGCCGGGCGAAGGCATGCATCGCGAAGTGGTCCATGTGAATCTTAGAGCTCCGCGGGGTGATCAAAGGGCGCAGGCCAGTCCAACTTCTGGCGGCCCGACCATCTCTGCGGCCGAGTTGAATGTCCCTCCCAAAGCCAGGAACGAAATGGATAAGGGGATGGAGGCCTTCACTAAAGGGGATCTCAACAAAGCGGTTGAGCGCTTCCAAAAAGCTGTCGCCATTTACCCGCAATATTCGCAAGCTTATTACAACCTCGGCGTTACCCTGATGAAGATGGGCGACCCTATCCAGGCGAAAGACGCCTTTCAGAAATCGGTCAGCGTAAATGACCATTTTGCTCCCGGCTATATCAATCTGGCGCGCCTGGCGGTTGCCGACAAGAATTTTCCCGACGCCACGGTGTTGCTCAACAAAGCGCTGGCTATCGCTCCCAACAATCTGGAAGCGTTGTCGTTGTTGGCTAGTGTGCAACTCATGAACCAGGATCTGGATCAAGCCCTCGCTACCGCCCGCAAGGCCCACAGCATCCCGCATCAGGGATATGCCGATGTCCACCTGGTGGCGGCCGACGTGCTCGTGCTTCAGCATCATGAACCGGAAGCGATCGCCGAGTATGAGACTTACCTGCAGGAGTATCCAGACAGCCCGCGCGCTTCCCAGGTGAGGCAAGCTCTGGCGAAAATGCAGGCCCAGGCTCAATAG
- a CDS encoding C4-type zinc ribbon domain-containing protein: protein MNSDLQNLIELQKVDREIARLTAEIASLPKRVAAIEEKLRSSRERMEAAKGVLKADEQARRKYEGEIQSLQQKISKYREQQLAVKTNQEYKALTHEVEFSEQQIRNFEDKILEIMLDAEDKERIVKQTEGELRTHTAAIEKEKTEARARTAEDEKLLADFKAQRESLRSATDSDALRHYDRVLKLRGSAIAEAINHRCSACQVMLRPQIYNDVQSNQHLLTCDSCNRILFYDPSHEPEAVSEQGAVAEKPVSNNLPAH, encoded by the coding sequence ATGAATTCTGACCTGCAGAATCTGATTGAACTGCAAAAAGTTGACCGGGAAATCGCGCGCCTCACCGCCGAGATTGCCTCGTTGCCTAAGCGCGTAGCGGCCATCGAAGAGAAACTGCGATCCTCTCGCGAGCGCATGGAGGCTGCTAAAGGAGTTCTCAAGGCCGACGAGCAAGCCCGCCGCAAATACGAAGGCGAAATTCAATCTCTCCAGCAGAAAATTTCCAAGTATCGCGAGCAGCAGCTCGCCGTGAAGACCAACCAGGAATATAAAGCTCTGACCCACGAAGTCGAGTTTTCCGAGCAGCAGATTCGCAACTTCGAAGACAAAATCCTGGAAATCATGCTCGATGCCGAAGACAAAGAGCGCATCGTCAAGCAGACCGAAGGCGAGTTGCGCACCCACACCGCGGCCATCGAAAAGGAAAAAACCGAAGCCCGCGCCCGCACCGCAGAAGACGAAAAGCTGCTGGCCGATTTTAAAGCGCAACGGGAGAGCCTGCGTTCGGCTACCGACTCCGATGCTCTGCGCCACTACGATCGCGTTCTCAAACTCCGCGGTAGTGCCATCGCCGAAGCCATCAATCATCGCTGCTCTGCATGCCAGGTGATGTTGCGGCCCCAGATCTACAACGACGTGCAGAGCAATCAACACTTGCTAACTTGTGATTCCTGTAATCGCATCCTCTTTTATGACCCCTCGCACGAGCCGGAAGCGGTGAGTGAGCAGGGTGCAGTAGCAGAAAAGCCGGTCAGCAACAATCTTCCCGCTCACTAG